A section of the Meles meles chromosome 8, mMelMel3.1 paternal haplotype, whole genome shotgun sequence genome encodes:
- the BANF1 gene encoding barrier-to-autointegration factor: MTTSQKHRDFVAEPMGEKPVGSLAGIGEVLGKKLEERGFDKAYVVLGQFLVLKKDEDLFREWLKDTCGANAKQSRDCFGCLREWCDAFL; this comes from the exons ATGACAACCTCCCAAAAGCACCGAGACTTCGTGGCAGAGCCCATGGGGGAAAagccagtggggagcctggctgggaTTGGTGAAGTCTTGGGCAAGAAGCTGGAGGAAAGGGGCTTTGACAAG GCCTATGTGGTCCTTGGCCAGTTTCTGGTGCTAAAGAAAGATGAAGATCTCTTCCGGGAATGGCTGAAGGACACATGCGGTGCCAATGCCAAGCAGTCCCGGGACTGCTTTGGGTGCCTTCGAGAATGGTGCGACGCCTTTTTGTGA